The following proteins come from a genomic window of bacterium:
- a CDS encoding ammonium transporter — MKRYLPYFIAVAAILFIGGEAVADHTADSNATAIDTVWTLMAAFLVFFMQAGFAMVETGFTRAKNAANIMMKNLMDFSVGSIAFFVIGFGVMFGADKFGLFGTNGFFLSSATTATGEGMWQFAYWMFQVVFAATAATIVSGAMAERTKFSAYLVYSVFISAVIYPVVGHWIWGGGWLAGRGMIDFAGSTVVHSVGGWSALAGAILLGPRLGKYNKDGSSNAIPGHNIPLAALGVFILWFGWFGFNPGSTTAGTNLSIAVIAVTTNLAAAAGAITAMITIWVQFGKPDTSMALNGALAGLVAITASCANVSPMSAVIIGAIAGVLVVLSVEFIDRVLHIDDPVGAISVHGVCGAFGTLATGIFAQEAYGGVNGLLFGGGMSQFLVQLTGVASVFAWTFGSAFALFYIIRKTMGLRVSDEEQLKGLDISEHGMESYAGFQIFTTE; from the coding sequence ATGAAACGGTATTTGCCTTACTTTATTGCTGTGGCGGCCATTTTGTTTATCGGCGGCGAGGCAGTCGCTGACCATACGGCTGATTCCAATGCGACAGCGATTGACACAGTCTGGACATTGATGGCGGCTTTCCTGGTATTTTTTATGCAGGCCGGATTTGCGATGGTCGAAACCGGATTCACGAGAGCTAAAAACGCAGCGAATATCATGATGAAAAACCTTATGGATTTTTCTGTCGGATCGATAGCTTTCTTTGTCATAGGTTTCGGAGTGATGTTCGGAGCGGATAAGTTCGGATTATTCGGTACAAACGGGTTTTTCCTGAGTTCCGCCACAACTGCGACGGGAGAAGGAATGTGGCAGTTTGCCTACTGGATGTTCCAGGTTGTGTTTGCTGCTACAGCGGCTACGATAGTTTCCGGGGCGATGGCTGAAAGGACAAAGTTCAGCGCGTACCTTGTATACAGTGTCTTTATTTCCGCTGTTATATATCCTGTTGTCGGGCATTGGATATGGGGAGGCGGATGGCTTGCGGGAAGGGGAATGATAGATTTTGCCGGGTCTACGGTTGTGCATTCGGTCGGAGGATGGTCTGCCCTTGCCGGCGCTATTCTCCTCGGACCGAGGTTGGGCAAGTACAACAAGGACGGCAGTTCCAATGCGATTCCGGGACATAACATCCCCCTTGCGGCCCTTGGAGTTTTTATCCTTTGGTTCGGGTGGTTCGGTTTTAACCCGGGAAGCACAACAGCGGGTACTAATCTGAGTATAGCTGTCATTGCGGTAACAACGAATCTGGCTGCGGCGGCAGGTGCTATAACAGCCATGATAACTATCTGGGTGCAGTTCGGAAAACCTGATACCAGTATGGCTCTGAACGGCGCCCTCGCGGGATTGGTCGCGATAACCGCCTCGTGCGCGAATGTTTCTCCCATGAGCGCGGTAATCATCGGCGCTATAGCCGGTGTATTGGTAGTTTTGAGTGTCGAGTTCATTGATAGGGTTTTACATATAGATGACCCTGTAGGAGCCATTTCCGTACACGGGGTCTGCGGCGCCTTCGGTACTCTTGCCACGGGAATATTTGCCCAGGAGGCGTACGGAGGGGTTAACGGGCTTTTATTTGGGGGCGGAATGAGCCAGTTCCTTGTCCAGTTGACAGGCGTGGCGTCTGTTTTCGCGTGGACTTTCGGTTCTGCTTTTGCGCTCTTCTATATCATAAGGAAAACGATGGGGCTGAGAGTCTCCGATGAAGAGCAGCTTAAAGGTCTCGATATAAGCGAACATGGGATGGAATCCTATGCGGGTTTCCAGATATTTACCACTGAATAA
- a CDS encoding Rrf2 family transcriptional regulator, producing the protein MKISSRVDYALSCVLRVADKYGSRVPVTITEISRKEKIKTDYVGQILILLKRSGVLKSIRGRRGGYLLKTRPENISVLTIMKAIEREVLKPVCFREKGRRKRCIHFSDCRILSLWNGLKSNMEKYLDNRNLKELLLLRRKERNW; encoded by the coding sequence ATGAAAATAAGTTCAAGGGTTGATTACGCGCTGTCGTGCGTGTTGAGAGTCGCCGACAAATACGGCAGCAGAGTGCCGGTAACGATAACGGAAATTTCCCGGAAAGAAAAAATAAAGACCGATTACGTCGGGCAAATCCTGATATTGCTTAAAAGATCCGGAGTGCTTAAAAGCATAAGAGGCAGGCGCGGAGGGTATTTGTTAAAGACCCGCCCCGAAAACATATCTGTTTTAACTATAATGAAAGCGATAGAACGGGAAGTGTTGAAGCCGGTTTGTTTCAGGGAAAAAGGAAGAAGGAAAAGATGTATACATTTCTCTGATTGCAGGATCCTGTCATTGTGGAACGGGTTGAAGAGTAATATGGAAAAATATCTTGATAACAGGAATCTCAAAGAGCTTCTTTTGCTTAGGAGAAAAGAGCGAAACTGGTAA
- a CDS encoding ammonium transporter yields the protein MKTGFFKVAGAVAPALLFMSGGVAQAAEENSYASTVGIDTMWVLIAAFLVFFMQAGFGMVEAGFIRAKNTCNILTKNFLDFCMASIGFFIFGYAIMFGAGNDFIGLKGWFLAGAESGAGVPMFAFWLFQAAFCGAAATIVAGGMAERMKFAAYLIYSFLISAFIYPIIGHWIWGGGWLAKLNFTDFAGSTVVHAVGGFAALIGTILLKPRIGKFKQDGSPNVITGHNIPLASLGVFILWFGWFGFNPGSTLSVGDGSLIARVAINTNLAAAAGGIAAMIMVWKMFGKPDLSMAMNGALAGLVAITAPCAFIEPWAAVLIGAVGGVLVIMGVVLLDKFGVDDPVGAVPVHGLNGVWGTLAVGLFGQKTLGLANNGLLYGGGFTQLAIQALGVCSVILFVVLSMGVIFKIIDLTVGLRVNRDEELKGLDIGEHGMESYSGFQIFLTE from the coding sequence ATGAAGACGGGGTTCTTTAAAGTTGCCGGGGCGGTTGCTCCTGCGTTACTGTTTATGTCCGGCGGCGTCGCGCAGGCGGCGGAAGAAAATTCATATGCCAGTACCGTTGGAATAGATACGATGTGGGTGTTGATAGCTGCTTTTCTGGTTTTTTTCATGCAGGCCGGTTTCGGCATGGTTGAGGCCGGTTTTATAAGAGCTAAGAATACATGTAATATCCTGACGAAAAACTTTCTGGATTTCTGCATGGCGTCCATAGGGTTTTTTATATTCGGGTATGCCATAATGTTCGGGGCCGGAAATGATTTTATCGGTTTGAAAGGCTGGTTTCTGGCGGGGGCTGAATCCGGCGCAGGTGTTCCCATGTTTGCCTTCTGGCTTTTTCAGGCGGCTTTTTGCGGAGCGGCTGCGACCATAGTTGCCGGAGGAATGGCCGAGAGGATGAAATTTGCGGCATACCTTATATATTCTTTTCTGATATCGGCTTTCATTTATCCTATTATAGGGCACTGGATATGGGGCGGAGGATGGCTTGCAAAGCTTAACTTCACGGATTTTGCCGGTTCTACGGTTGTCCATGCGGTAGGCGGTTTCGCGGCTCTGATAGGAACAATACTTTTGAAGCCCAGGATAGGCAAGTTTAAACAGGACGGGTCTCCAAACGTTATTACCGGGCATAATATCCCTCTTGCGTCACTCGGCGTTTTTATACTTTGGTTCGGGTGGTTCGGTTTCAACCCCGGATCTACATTGAGTGTGGGAGACGGGAGCCTTATCGCTAGAGTCGCCATTAATACAAACCTTGCCGCGGCGGCGGGAGGTATTGCGGCGATGATAATGGTCTGGAAGATGTTCGGAAAACCTGACCTTTCCATGGCTATGAACGGGGCTCTGGCCGGGTTAGTGGCTATAACCGCCCCATGCGCTTTTATCGAGCCGTGGGCCGCTGTCCTGATAGGGGCTGTAGGCGGCGTTCTTGTAATCATGGGGGTGGTGCTGCTTGACAAGTTCGGCGTGGATGACCCTGTAGGAGCCGTTCCCGTACACGGTTTAAACGGTGTGTGGGGAACTCTGGCTGTAGGGTTATTCGGGCAAAAAACGCTGGGCCTGGCGAATAACGGCTTATTGTATGGAGGAGGATTTACGCAACTCGCTATTCAGGCTCTTGGGGTTTGTTCCGTGATTTTATTTGTGGTGCTGTCTATGGGCGTGATTTTTAAAATCATTGATTTAACAGTAGGATTGAGAGTCAACAGGGATGAAGAATTGAAAGGTCTTGATATCGGGGAGCACGGCATGGAATCATATTCAGGTTTCCAGATATTTCTGACCGAGTAA
- a CDS encoding pyridoxamine 5'-phosphate oxidase family protein — protein sequence MKKEIISFLGKQGFTVVSTIGADGYPHNSCKGIVRIDEEKIYLIDLYTGKTRANLKDNPHIAITAVDEHSFRGFCIKGRAREINEDEIPPDMAEDWKKKIHGRIVTRIVNSVRGRKGHPSHPEALMPGPKYIIEVDVEKIIDLAPVKNNPED from the coding sequence TTGAAAAAAGAGATTATAAGTTTTCTGGGGAAACAGGGTTTTACGGTTGTTTCCACGATAGGGGCTGACGGGTATCCTCATAATTCCTGCAAGGGGATAGTCAGGATAGATGAAGAAAAAATATATCTGATAGACCTTTATACGGGTAAAACCCGCGCAAACCTTAAAGACAATCCCCATATAGCTATTACGGCTGTGGACGAACACAGTTTCAGGGGCTTCTGCATCAAAGGCAGGGCCAGGGAAATTAATGAGGATGAAATACCCCCGGATATGGCGGAAGACTGGAAGAAAAAAATTCACGGGAGGATAGTCACAAGAATCGTAAACAGCGTCAGGGGCCGGAAGGGGCACCCCAGCCATCCCGAAGCCCTGATGCCGGGACCGAAGTATATTATAGAGGTCGATGTGGAAAAGATAATCGATCTTGCTCCTGTAAAAAATAATCCGGAGGATTAA
- a CDS encoding P-II family nitrogen regulator yields MKLIVAMIQPHKLPDVKKALFQAEVHKMTVSNVLGCGQQRGYTETYRGVIHEINLLKKVKLEIAVNEDFVKPTVDAIIKGAKTGKIGDGKIFILDLPECIRIRTGEKGSEAIG; encoded by the coding sequence ATGAAACTTATAGTTGCCATGATTCAGCCGCATAAACTGCCGGATGTGAAAAAAGCGTTGTTCCAGGCTGAGGTGCATAAGATGACTGTAAGCAATGTCCTCGGGTGCGGACAGCAGAGAGGTTATACGGAAACATACAGAGGCGTAATACATGAGATAAACCTGCTTAAAAAAGTCAAACTTGAGATTGCGGTTAATGAAGATTTTGTCAAGCCGACTGTCGACGCGATTATCAAAGGCGCCAAAACAGGAAAAATCGGCGACGGAAAAATATTTATCCTCGATCTTCCTGAATGCATAAGGATTAGAACAGGTGAAAAAGGTTCGGAAGCCATAGGGTAG
- a CDS encoding permease: MFANFYNNVIELWLEVSPYLLLGMFIAGFLHVFLGADFIKRHLGKHSLLSIVKATFFGVPLPVCSCGVIPLANSLKKDGANTPSVLAFLVSTPTTGVDSILATFSLMGPLFAVFRPLAAFLSGIAVGVIDFLFGKKDNEPPVTENSGKLKTKVKIRLKFKELIHYAFAEVPQDIGKWLITGTVIGGAIAAFIPGDFFAEYLVFPWDFVAAIVVGVPLYVCATGSIPIAAALMIKGFSPGAALIFLIVGPATNAITLSFVMAKLGKRSFYIYLVSIISTAVLLGLIFNYIWAFFGEDPDMITGHGKMLPVWVKAVSAVLLLGMIAPGFFKRRCKIKDPDIEISVPDIHCGNCGKKIEKALFGISGVEEVSVDIDLKTVRIKGKVSPEIIEDTIKKEGYHPEKKS, encoded by the coding sequence ATGTTTGCAAACTTTTATAATAATGTAATAGAGTTGTGGCTTGAAGTTTCCCCGTACCTGCTTCTGGGTATGTTTATTGCCGGTTTCCTGCATGTTTTTTTAGGAGCGGATTTCATTAAACGGCACCTCGGCAAACACAGTTTGCTTTCGATTGTAAAAGCCACTTTTTTCGGTGTCCCTCTGCCGGTTTGTTCCTGCGGCGTTATCCCCCTTGCAAATTCTCTGAAAAAAGACGGGGCAAATACGCCGAGTGTGCTGGCTTTTCTGGTTTCGACCCCGACTACGGGCGTAGATTCGATACTGGCCACATTTTCTTTAATGGGCCCGTTGTTTGCCGTGTTCAGGCCTTTGGCGGCTTTCCTGTCCGGGATAGCGGTTGGAGTAATAGATTTTTTATTCGGCAAAAAAGATAATGAACCGCCTGTGACCGAAAACAGCGGAAAATTAAAAACAAAAGTCAAAATCAGGCTGAAATTTAAAGAACTCATACACTATGCTTTCGCGGAAGTGCCTCAGGATATCGGGAAATGGCTGATTACAGGTACTGTTATAGGGGGGGCGATAGCCGCTTTTATCCCCGGAGATTTTTTTGCGGAATACCTTGTCTTTCCATGGGATTTTGTTGCGGCAATTGTTGTGGGTGTCCCGTTATATGTATGCGCCACCGGCTCTATTCCCATAGCGGCGGCGCTGATGATTAAGGGATTTTCCCCCGGCGCGGCGCTTATATTTTTAATAGTCGGGCCTGCGACAAATGCCATAACTTTATCTTTTGTCATGGCAAAGTTGGGAAAAAGGTCATTTTATATTTATTTAGTCAGTATTATATCCACCGCAGTGCTGCTCGGACTTATTTTTAATTATATATGGGCTTTTTTCGGCGAAGACCCGGATATGATAACGGGGCACGGCAAGATGCTGCCTGTTTGGGTCAAAGCTGTTTCGGCTGTGTTGCTGCTGGGGATGATTGCGCCGGGATTTTTTAAAAGAAGGTGTAAAATTAAAGATCCCGATATTGAAATCTCAGTTCCTGATATCCATTGCGGGAACTGCGGAAAAAAAATAGAAAAAGCCCTGTTTGGCATTAGCGGAGTAGAAGAGGTGTCGGTGGATATAGATTTAAAAACAGTGAGGATAAAAGGGAAGGTTTCGCCGGAGATTATTGAGGATACCATAAAAAAAGAAGGGTATCATCCCGAAAAAAAATCTTGA
- the tpx gene encoding thiol peroxidase, which produces MERRTEITVKGRPAALAGDRIRAGRPAPDFKVLDADLKEVTLAEFKNKVKLIASVPSLDTPICDLQIRRFNDEASKLSGNLDIIFISMDLPFAQKRFCHDNKIKAVKTFSDHRYADFGEKYGVLIKELRLLARAIFVIDRNNMVKYTEYVKELTSHPDYEAALNALKEILK; this is translated from the coding sequence ATGGAACGCAGGACGGAAATTACAGTTAAAGGCAGACCCGCGGCGCTTGCCGGAGACAGGATCCGGGCCGGCCGGCCGGCTCCCGACTTTAAAGTGCTCGACGCGGATTTAAAGGAAGTCACGCTGGCCGAGTTTAAAAACAAGGTCAAACTTATAGCTTCGGTTCCTTCTCTCGATACCCCAATCTGCGACCTCCAGATAAGAAGATTTAATGATGAAGCTTCAAAGTTGTCCGGGAACCTGGATATAATCTTTATTTCCATGGACCTGCCTTTCGCCCAGAAAAGGTTTTGCCATGACAATAAGATAAAAGCCGTAAAAACATTTTCTGACCACAGGTATGCGGATTTCGGCGAAAAATACGGAGTTCTGATAAAAGAATTGCGCCTGCTGGCCAGGGCGATATTTGTCATAGACAGAAATAATATGGTAAAATACACTGAATATGTTAAGGAGTTGACCAGCCATCCCGATTATGAAGCGGCCTTAAACGCCTTAAAAGAAATTTTAAAATAG
- a CDS encoding ferritin family protein → MKIIKNEEGKIEIADFDIIQAYKIAVNLEKEGIKFYAGILNSSDDNKITEEIKLLLEQEKEHLKFFETEMAKELKTRRDNFEEDDIVNYMDSGIFSAYNALKERSDILKSPFEVLGFGLMIENDSIAFYRTLRENTDDSGCIAALDRIINEENKHIERIDKLIRYMKEKGGKA, encoded by the coding sequence ATGAAAATAATTAAAAATGAGGAAGGGAAAATTGAAATTGCTGATTTTGATATTATCCAGGCTTATAAAATAGCCGTTAATCTTGAAAAGGAAGGAATAAAATTTTACGCCGGCATCTTAAACAGTTCTGACGATAACAAAATAACAGAGGAAATAAAACTGCTTCTTGAGCAGGAGAAAGAACATTTAAAATTTTTTGAAACAGAAATGGCAAAGGAATTAAAAACCCGCCGTGATAATTTTGAAGAAGACGATATTGTAAACTATATGGACAGCGGTATTTTTTCCGCTTACAATGCTTTAAAAGAAAGAAGCGATATATTGAAAAGCCCTTTTGAAGTTCTGGGATTCGGGCTGATGATTGAAAATGACTCAATAGCTTTCTACAGGACTTTGCGGGAAAACACCGATGACAGCGGATGCATAGCCGCGCTGGACAGGATTATTAACGAAGAAAACAAACACATAGAACGGATTGATAAACTGATAAGGTATATGAAAGAGAAAGGAGGAAAAGCATGA
- a CDS encoding ferritin family protein, translating into MSESFSGSEVVEMGIQIEKNGFDFYSDLASAIRDEKAKKVFEYLAVEESKHVKVFSKILNSVQDYEPVELYPEEYFAYLKKIADQSVFTKKDKGHEVAAGIKDSEEAVKMAVSFEEESIRFFEEAKKAVSAEDELLIDKIILQEENHIKKLNDLKKTV; encoded by the coding sequence ATGAGCGAGTCGTTTTCGGGCAGTGAAGTGGTTGAAATGGGCATACAGATAGAAAAGAACGGCTTCGATTTTTATAGCGACCTTGCCTCCGCAATAAGGGATGAGAAAGCAAAAAAAGTGTTCGAATATCTTGCTGTTGAGGAATCAAAGCATGTCAAGGTTTTCAGCAAGATACTTAATTCCGTCCAGGATTACGAGCCGGTCGAACTTTATCCTGAAGAATATTTTGCGTACCTGAAAAAAATCGCGGATCAAAGCGTCTTCACGAAAAAAGATAAAGGCCATGAGGTTGCGGCGGGAATAAAGGACAGCGAAGAAGCCGTTAAAATGGCCGTGTCTTTTGAAGAGGAATCGATCAGGTTTTTTGAGGAGGCCAAAAAAGCCGTGTCTGCGGAAGATGAGTTGCTGATAGATAAAATCATTTTACAGGAAGAAAACCATATAAAAAAGCTTAACGACCTGAAGAAGACCGTTTAA
- a CDS encoding glutamine synthetase III encodes MSGKNIDNNNTVFDIYGENIFSFKTMRNYLSDKAIESLKATIEKGYTLNPDIADEVADAMKTWALSKGATHFTHWFQPLTGATAEKHDSFIFPDREGGVILQFSGKELIKGEPDASSFPSGGLRTTFEARGYTAWDPTSPAFIKKSKEGAVLCIPTVFCGYYGDALDKKAPLLRSMDALSKQVCRLGRLFGVEDNGNKAHVTLGPEQEYFLIDKAFYESRLDLLQTGRTLFGKAPAKHQQMEDHYFGAIKRRVIDFMDDLDRELWKMGIPAKTRHNEVCPAQFEIANVYETLNLAVDHNMILMEILKEVAERHDFVCLLHEKPFAGVNGSGKHNNWSIVGPDGKNWLSPGDNPHENAKFLTVICALMKAVDTYSDILRATVATAGNDHRLGANEAPPAILSIFLGEQLTDIIEQVEKDGAKSSKNGGIIEIGVSSLPKLPRDVTDRNRTSPFAFTGNKFEFRAVGSNQNCAGPNVALNTIVASAIDEICAQLEKDRDAGKDFNESLQAVLKDIVKKHKRIIFNGDNYTDAWKKEAEKRGLPNIVNTPEAIEILKSKKAVDLFEKYSVLSKRELSSRYEVYKKQYEEIIHVESECSVTIARTMIIPAAMNYQRHLAITINETEKILKDGKMKHFRSLSASVCEQTENVLAGIEKLEKAAEDGGSAKEKKELMLKLRKAVDTLEGLLPDDEWPLATYAEMMFMI; translated from the coding sequence ATGAGCGGTAAAAACATTGATAATAACAATACTGTTTTCGATATCTACGGCGAAAACATCTTCAGCTTTAAAACGATGAGAAATTATCTGTCGGATAAGGCCATCGAATCCCTGAAAGCGACTATTGAAAAGGGATATACGCTTAATCCCGATATTGCGGATGAAGTCGCGGATGCGATGAAAACATGGGCCTTATCCAAAGGCGCTACACATTTCACCCACTGGTTCCAGCCCTTAACGGGAGCGACGGCCGAAAAACATGATTCATTCATATTTCCGGACAGGGAAGGCGGAGTAATCCTTCAGTTTTCGGGGAAAGAGCTTATTAAGGGTGAGCCGGATGCCTCGAGTTTCCCGTCAGGCGGATTAAGGACGACGTTTGAGGCTCGCGGTTATACCGCATGGGATCCCACAAGCCCTGCTTTCATTAAAAAATCAAAGGAGGGCGCCGTCCTTTGTATACCGACTGTTTTTTGCGGATATTACGGAGACGCGCTGGATAAGAAGGCGCCTTTATTGAGGTCTATGGATGCTCTTTCAAAACAGGTTTGCCGACTGGGAAGATTATTCGGAGTAGAGGATAACGGGAACAAGGCCCATGTTACCCTTGGACCCGAGCAGGAATATTTTCTCATAGATAAAGCTTTTTATGAGAGCCGGCTTGACCTGTTGCAGACAGGCAGGACACTGTTCGGAAAGGCCCCTGCCAAACACCAGCAGATGGAAGATCATTATTTCGGCGCCATAAAAAGGCGCGTGATAGATTTTATGGATGACCTCGACAGGGAACTATGGAAAATGGGGATTCCGGCGAAGACAAGACATAATGAAGTCTGCCCTGCGCAGTTTGAAATAGCCAATGTCTATGAAACGCTGAACCTTGCCGTGGACCATAATATGATACTTATGGAGATTTTGAAGGAAGTCGCGGAAAGACATGATTTTGTGTGCCTTCTCCATGAAAAACCGTTTGCCGGTGTGAACGGATCAGGCAAGCATAATAACTGGTCTATAGTAGGTCCGGACGGTAAAAATTGGCTGAGCCCCGGAGATAATCCTCATGAGAACGCGAAATTTCTCACGGTGATTTGCGCGCTGATGAAAGCGGTTGATACATATTCCGACATTTTGAGAGCGACCGTCGCTACGGCGGGCAACGACCACAGGCTCGGGGCGAATGAGGCTCCTCCGGCGATATTGTCAATATTCCTCGGCGAACAGCTGACGGATATTATCGAGCAGGTGGAAAAGGACGGCGCCAAGAGCTCCAAGAACGGCGGAATTATTGAGATAGGAGTTTCGTCCCTGCCGAAATTGCCGAGAGATGTAACGGACAGAAACAGGACATCCCCGTTTGCTTTTACGGGTAATAAGTTCGAATTCCGGGCAGTCGGCTCGAACCAGAATTGCGCCGGCCCTAATGTCGCTTTGAACACCATAGTAGCCAGCGCTATAGATGAGATCTGCGCGCAACTGGAAAAAGACAGGGACGCGGGGAAGGATTTTAACGAATCCCTCCAGGCGGTTCTGAAAGATATAGTCAAGAAACACAAGAGGATTATTTTTAACGGCGATAATTATACCGATGCGTGGAAGAAAGAAGCTGAAAAGAGAGGACTGCCGAATATAGTCAATACGCCCGAAGCGATTGAAATCTTGAAGAGCAAAAAAGCGGTGGATCTCTTCGAGAAATACAGCGTTCTTTCAAAGAGGGAACTGAGTTCGAGATATGAAGTCTATAAAAAACAGTATGAAGAAATCATACATGTGGAATCGGAATGTTCCGTAACTATCGCGCGCACGATGATTATACCGGCCGCAATGAACTACCAGAGGCATCTGGCGATAACAATTAACGAAACGGAAAAAATCCTTAAGGACGGCAAGATGAAGCATTTCAGGAGCCTCTCGGCTTCTGTATGTGAGCAGACGGAAAATGTTCTGGCCGGCATTGAGAAGCTTGAAAAAGCTGCGGAAGACGGCGGAAGCGCCAAAGAGAAAAAGGAACTTATGCTGAAATTAAGGAAGGCGGTGGATACCCTTGAAGGTTTGCTGCCGGATGATGAGTGGCCGTTAGCCACATATGCGGAAATGATGTTCATGATTTAA